Proteins from a genomic interval of Fusarium oxysporum Fo47 chromosome I, complete sequence:
- a CDS encoding Brix domain-containing protein — MLRQVKPRNARSKRALEKREPKANENPKTCLFLRGTTCSQIIQDALNDLHQMRQPLAKKFTKKNAIHPFDDAASLEFFSEKNDASLLVFGSSQKKRPHTLTFVRTFGYKVLDMLELYLDPESFRSIAQFKTKKFAIGLRPMILFAGTAFESPVSNEFTLAKSMLLDFFKGEPSDKIDVEGLQYIISISAEDSTGDGDVKPAIHLRVYTISTKRSGQRLPRVEVEEIGPRMDFRVGRVREPDESMLKEAMKKPRGTEERTKKNITTDSMGDKIGRVHLGKQDLSELQLRKMKGLKRSRKDAEDAVDVVEEEESKRIKQW, encoded by the exons ATGCTCAGACAAGT TAAACCTCGCAATGCGCGCTCAAAGCGAGCCCTCGAGAAGCGCGAACCAAAGGCAAACGAGAATCCCAAGACGTGCCTCTTCCTCCGCGGAACAACATGCTCTCAGATCATCCAGGATGCCCTCAACGACCTTCATCAGATGCGCCAACCTCTCGCTAAGAAGttcaccaagaagaacgcCATCCATCCCTTTGACGACGCCGCCTCGCTCGAGTTTTTCTCCGAAAAGAACGACGCCAGTCTCCTCGTTTTTGGTAGCAGCCAGAAGAAGCGTCCCCATACCTTGACTTTTGTTCGCACTTTCGGTTATAAGGTCCTTGACATGCTTGAGCTCTACCTCGACCCGGAGAGCTTCCGTTCTATTGCTCAGTTCAAGACTAAGAAATTCGCCATTGGTCTGCGGCCTATGATCCTGTTCGCTGGTACTGCTTTTGAGAGCCCTGTCAGCAACGAGTTCACCCTTGCGAAGAGCATGCTCCTTGATTTCTTCAAGGGCGAGCCCAGTGACAAGATTGACGTCGAGGGTCTTCAGTACATCATCTCCATTAGCGCAGAGGATAGCACTGGCGACGGTGATGTTAAGCCCGCCATCCACTTGCGAGTCTACACCATCAGTACCAAGCGATCCGGTCAGCGTCTTCCCcgtgttgaggttgaggagatcGGTCCTCGCATGGATTTCCGTGTCGGCCGAGTCAGGGAGCCCGATGAGTCGATGCTCAAGGAGGCCATGAAGAAGCCTCGCGGCACCGAGGAGCgcaccaagaagaacatcacAACCGACTCTATGGGTGACAAGATTGGCCGCGTGCATCTGGGCAAGCAGGATCTCAGCGAGCTGCAGCTCCGCAAGATGAAGGGTCTGAAGCGAAGTCGAAAGGATGCCGAAGATGCGGTGGATGTcgttgaagaggaggagtCCAAGAGGATAAAGCAATGGTAG